A segment of the Luteolibacter rhizosphaerae genome:
CGAACTGCTGGAGAAGGTGATCCTGAACGGCCGTGGCACGACCAAGGAAACCTGGCACTACGAGCTTTCGCTGGATGGCTCCGGTCTGAACTACGAGGCGGGTGACGCGCTGGCGGTGATCCCGGTGAACTCGCCGGATATCGTCGAAGGGATTCTCAAGGCTTCGAAGCTCTCCGGTAGCGAGTCCGTGGAGGTAAAAGGTGTCGGACAAAAGGTGCTGGCGGATGCGCTGCGCGAAGACTTCGACATCACCGCGCTGTCGCGCGCGGTGCTGACCAAGCTGCAAGGCTATGCTTCCTCCGACAAGCTGGGTGCGCTGCTGGCAGAAGACGCGAAGGATCACCTGAAGGACTACCAATGGGGACGCTGGATCGCCGATGCGATCGCCGACTTCGCTCCGGGCGGGCTCTCCGCCGCGGATCTCGTGACGATCTTCCGCAAGCTGCCGCCGCGTCTCTACTCGATCGCTTCGAGCCCGCTGGCTCATCCGGGCGAGGTGCACCTGACGGTGGCATCGGTGCGCTACCAGGCGCACGGGCAGCCGCGCAAGGGAGTGGCCTCCACCTATCTGGCCGACCTGGTGGAGAAGGGTGGCCATGTGCCGGTCTACACGCACCAGAACAAGAATTTCCGCCTGCCAGCCTCGGCCGATGTGCCGGTGATCATGGTGGGGCCGGGCACCGGGGTCGCACCTTTCCGCGCCTTTGTGGAGCAGCGTGCGGCGCTGGGGCAGGGTGGCAAGAACTGGCTCTTCTTCGGCGACCAGCGCTACACCTACGACTTCCTCTATCAGGTCGAGTGGCAGGAGCATCTGAAGGATGGAAACCTGAGCAAGCTCGACGTGGCCTTCTCCCGCGACCAACCGGAGAAGGTGTATGTGCAGCACCGCATGCTGGAACGTGCCAAGGAGCTGTATGGCTGGCTGCAAGAGGGTGCCCACTTCTACGTCTGCGGCGATGCTTCCCGCATGGCGAGCGACGTGCACGAGGCGCTGATCTCCGTGGTCGAGAAAGAAGGCAAGCTGCCACGTGAGGCCGCCGAGGCCTACGTGGAAGACCTGAAGAAATCGAAGAGATACCAACGCGACGTTTACTGAAGTGCCAAGTGATCAGTGATCAGTGAGCAGTGGAAAGATCCCATTGGTCACAGACGCTGATCACCTACTACCGATCACCGATCACTTTCCATGAGCGAAAAGAAACTCTCTGCAAACGAAGGCATCAAGACCCGGTCGAACTACCTGCGTGGTACGATTCAGGAGGGCTTGGCCGACCTATCCACCGGCTCGCTGTCGGAGGATGACCAGCAGTTGCTGAAATTCCACGGCACCTACCAGCAGGATGACCGCGACCTGCGCCCGGACCGGCGCAAGCACCGCCTGGAGAAGGCCTACTCCTTCATGATCCGGATCCGTGTGCCGGGTGGCGTGGCGACGTCGCAGCAATGGATCGAGACGGATCGTCTGGCGACCGAGTTTGCCAACGGCACGATCAAGCTGACGACCCGCCAGGCCTTCCAGTTTCACGGGATCATCAAGACGAACCTGAAGCGGACGATCAAGGAGATCAACCAAGCGGCGATGGATACCATCGCGGCGTGCGGTGACGTGAACCGCAACGTGATGTGCAATCCCAACCCCTATCTCTCCTCGGTGCATGCCGAGGTGCTGAAGGCGGCGCAGGATATCTCCACGCACCTGACACCGGCGACGCGGGCCTATCACGAGATCTGGCTGGACGGTGAGAAAATCGAGACCAGCGAGAAGGAGGAGCAGGAGCCGATCTATGGCAAGACCTACCTGCCGCGGAAGTTCAAGATCACCATCGCGGTGCCGCCGAGCAACGACGTGGACATCTTCGCGAACTGCTTGTCCTTCATCGCGATCGTGGAGAACGGCAAGCTGGTCGGCTACAATGTGGCCGTGGGCGGCGGCATGGGCTCGACGCACGGCAATGAAGCGACCTACCCGCGTCTGGCCGATGTGATCGGCTTCTGCACTGCGGAGCAAGTGGTGGACGTGGCGGAGAAGGTAGTGCTGGTGCAGCGCGACTTCGGCGACCGCACGGACCGCAAGCACTCGCGCTTCAAGTACACCGTGGACGATCGCGGTCCGGAGTGGATCCTGGCGAAGCTGAACGAGTATCTGGGCTACGAGCTTGGACCGGTGCGTCCGTATGAATTCAAGGATAACGGCGACCGCTTCGGCTGGGTGGAGGATGAGTTCGGCAACTTCCACTACACGCTCTTCGTGGAAGGCGGGCGCGTGCTGGACACGCCAGCCTATCCGATGCGGAAGGGCCTGCTGGAGATCGCGAAGATCCATGACGGCGACTTCCGACTGACGGCGAACCAGAACCTGATCATCGCGAACATCTCGGCCAAGAAGCGCTCGGAGATCGAAGCGCTGCTGGAGAAATACGGCATGCATCATAGTCACGAACGCAGCGCGCTGCGCCTGGCCTCGATCGCCTGCGTGGCCCTGCCAACCTGCGGTCTGGCGCTGGCGGAAGCCGAGCGCTACCTGCCGGAAGTGGTGACGGAACTGGAGGATGAACTGGAGAAGGCCGGCCTGCGCCACGACTCCATCACCATCCGCATGACCGGCTGCCCGAACGGTTGCGGCCGTCCCTTCATCTCCGAGATCGGCTTCGTCGGTCGCGGACCGGACCGGTATAACCTCTACCTCGGTGGCGGGCACGCAGGACAGCGTCTCAGCAAGCTTTACCGCCAAGATATCCACTCGAGCGAGATCCGCGCATTGCTCGCGCCGATCTTCGAACGCTACGCGAAGGAGCGAGTTGACGGCGAGCACTTCGGTGATTTCGTCATTCGTGCCGGCTACGTGGCGGCCACCCAACAGGGCTCCGACTTCCACAAGAACATCAAGGAAGAGGCGCTCAAGAGCTGAACCGGCGATGAACAGGGAATGTGAAACGGGATACCAGCGGTGTCGACCTTAGGCCGACACCCGCAGCTCCGTGTTCCCGTTTCTAACTTTCATTCATTCCTTCGCGTTTATCGCGGTTTCACACCATGTCCACAATCTCTTCCATCGCCGCTCCCAGCACCGAAGCCGAGGCACTCTCGGCCGAACTCGCCCGTCTGAAGGCGGGGGACCGGCTCAAGCTTCTCCACGAACGCTACGGCAAGCGGCTGGTCGCTTCAACCAGTTTCGGCCTGCAGGCGGCGGTGATGCTCGACCTCATCTCGAAGAACGCGCCGGAGATCCCGGTGATCTTCATCGATACGGGGTATCACTTCCCGGAGACCTACCGCTACGGCGCGGAACTCGTGTCCCGCCTGGGCACGGACCTGCGGGTGTATCATCCCACCCACTCGGCCGCCCGGATGGAGGCCTTGTGGGGCAAGCTCTGGGAGCAGGGCAAGGAGGGCATGGACAAGTATGGAGTGCTGACCAAGGTCGAGCCGATGGATCGTGCGCTGCGCGAGCTGGGAACCGATGTGTGGATCAGCGGCCTGCGCCGCAGCCAATCCAGCACCCGGGTCGAGCGGCCCTACGCGGAGCAGCAGAAGAAGACCCTGAAGGTCTACCCGATCCTCGACTGGGCCGACGCCCAAGTCTCCGTCTACATGCACGAACGCGGCTTGCCGCGCCACCCGCTGGAGGAGCAGGGCTAC
Coding sequences within it:
- a CDS encoding NADPH-dependent assimilatory sulfite reductase hemoprotein subunit — protein: MSEKKLSANEGIKTRSNYLRGTIQEGLADLSTGSLSEDDQQLLKFHGTYQQDDRDLRPDRRKHRLEKAYSFMIRIRVPGGVATSQQWIETDRLATEFANGTIKLTTRQAFQFHGIIKTNLKRTIKEINQAAMDTIAACGDVNRNVMCNPNPYLSSVHAEVLKAAQDISTHLTPATRAYHEIWLDGEKIETSEKEEQEPIYGKTYLPRKFKITIAVPPSNDVDIFANCLSFIAIVENGKLVGYNVAVGGGMGSTHGNEATYPRLADVIGFCTAEQVVDVAEKVVLVQRDFGDRTDRKHSRFKYTVDDRGPEWILAKLNEYLGYELGPVRPYEFKDNGDRFGWVEDEFGNFHYTLFVEGGRVLDTPAYPMRKGLLEIAKIHDGDFRLTANQNLIIANISAKKRSEIEALLEKYGMHHSHERSALRLASIACVALPTCGLALAEAERYLPEVVTELEDELEKAGLRHDSITIRMTGCPNGCGRPFISEIGFVGRGPDRYNLYLGGGHAGQRLSKLYRQDIHSSEIRALLAPIFERYAKERVDGEHFGDFVIRAGYVAATQQGSDFHKNIKEEALKS
- a CDS encoding assimilatory sulfite reductase (NADPH) flavoprotein subunit → MLPEHAPFSPDQRRAVDIALAGLDAAQRFWLAGFLSAAPTAATAAAVPATSAKLTVLYGTESGNSEKLADLSAKEAKKRGFQTTVKNMADIAPADLAKVENLLVIVSTWGDGEPPESATSFYKEFMNGSSVELPRLRYTVCALGDTSYEKFCQTGKDFDARLEKLGGKRVTPRQDCDVEYEEPYAAWLDGALKAFAPAAAPAAAVSVVAAAAAPVTEEYGKKNPFPSELLEKVILNGRGTTKETWHYELSLDGSGLNYEAGDALAVIPVNSPDIVEGILKASKLSGSESVEVKGVGQKVLADALREDFDITALSRAVLTKLQGYASSDKLGALLAEDAKDHLKDYQWGRWIADAIADFAPGGLSAADLVTIFRKLPPRLYSIASSPLAHPGEVHLTVASVRYQAHGQPRKGVASTYLADLVEKGGHVPVYTHQNKNFRLPASADVPVIMVGPGTGVAPFRAFVEQRAALGQGGKNWLFFGDQRYTYDFLYQVEWQEHLKDGNLSKLDVAFSRDQPEKVYVQHRMLERAKELYGWLQEGAHFYVCGDASRMASDVHEALISVVEKEGKLPREAAEAYVEDLKKSKRYQRDVY
- a CDS encoding phosphoadenylyl-sulfate reductase, with translation MSTISSIAAPSTEAEALSAELARLKAGDRLKLLHERYGKRLVASTSFGLQAAVMLDLISKNAPEIPVIFIDTGYHFPETYRYGAELVSRLGTDLRVYHPTHSAARMEALWGKLWEQGKEGMDKYGVLTKVEPMDRALRELGTDVWISGLRRSQSSTRVERPYAEQQKKTLKVYPILDWADAQVSVYMHERGLPRHPLEEQGYVTMGDWHSTRPAMNGLSAEDTRFNGEKYECGLHLDSGNTDFQI